One window of the Pseudomonas sihuiensis genome contains the following:
- a CDS encoding acetyl-CoA C-acyltransferase family protein, with protein sequence MNSPEIFVASAVRTAIGTFGGTLKDTPPARLATLVAQAALSRAGCDPQWVEHVVFGNVIPTCPADAYISRVAALQAGIPKETPAFMVNRLCGSGLQAIVSAAQGLLLGDGRIAIAGGAESMSQAPYLVPGARWGARMGDTPMLDFMLGVLHDPLHRIHMGITAENVARLYGITREDQDELALQSQRRAARAIAEGRFDSQIVPVELQTRRGVTQFDVDEHVRAEVTLEQLAKMKPAFSEGGTVTAGNASGLNDGASALLLATGDAVKDLNLRPLARLVTYAHAGVEPTLMGLGPIPATRLALQRAGLRVDDIDVIESNEAFAAQACAVARELGFDPDKVNPNGSGISLGHPVGASGAIIATKAVHELQRIKGRFALATMCIGGGQGIAVIFERV encoded by the coding sequence ATGAACAGTCCCGAGATATTCGTTGCCAGCGCAGTTCGCACCGCCATCGGCACCTTCGGCGGAACCCTGAAGGACACGCCACCCGCTCGCCTCGCCACGCTGGTCGCCCAGGCGGCCCTGTCGCGCGCGGGCTGCGACCCGCAGTGGGTGGAGCACGTGGTGTTCGGCAACGTCATCCCCACCTGCCCCGCGGATGCCTACATAAGCCGTGTAGCGGCCCTGCAGGCCGGCATTCCCAAAGAAACGCCGGCCTTCATGGTCAACCGCCTGTGCGGCTCCGGCCTGCAGGCCATCGTCAGCGCCGCCCAGGGTCTGTTGCTGGGTGATGGGCGGATCGCCATCGCCGGTGGCGCCGAGTCCATGAGTCAGGCGCCCTACCTGGTACCGGGCGCACGTTGGGGCGCGCGCATGGGGGACACGCCGATGTTGGACTTCATGCTCGGCGTACTTCATGACCCGCTGCACCGCATCCACATGGGAATCACGGCGGAGAATGTGGCCAGACTGTACGGCATCACTCGGGAAGATCAGGACGAACTTGCCCTGCAAAGCCAGCGGCGAGCCGCTCGGGCCATTGCCGAAGGGCGCTTCGACAGCCAGATAGTTCCTGTGGAACTCCAGACCCGCAGAGGCGTAACCCAATTCGACGTGGACGAGCATGTACGCGCGGAGGTGACCCTGGAACAGCTCGCGAAGATGAAACCGGCTTTCTCCGAGGGTGGCACGGTCACCGCCGGCAATGCCTCGGGACTCAATGACGGTGCCAGCGCCCTGCTCCTGGCCACCGGCGATGCGGTGAAGGATCTGAATCTGCGTCCCTTGGCCAGGCTCGTGACGTACGCCCACGCGGGTGTCGAACCGACACTGATGGGACTCGGCCCCATTCCGGCAACGCGTCTGGCGCTCCAGCGCGCTGGCCTGAGGGTGGATGATATCGATGTCATCGAATCCAACGAAGCCTTTGCCGCCCAGGCCTGCGCAGTTGCCAGGGAACTGGGGTTCGATCCGGACAAGGTGAATCCCAATGGCTCAGGCATTTCCCTGGGTCATCCGGTAGGCGCGTCCGGCGCCATCATCGCCACCAAGGCAGTCCATGAACTTCAGCGGATCAAGGGCCGATTTGCCTTGGCCACCATGTGCATCGGCGGCGGACAAGGGATCGCCGTCATCTTCGAACGCGTCTGA
- a CDS encoding LuxR C-terminal-related transcriptional regulator, with protein MLITKLLPPRYHQAPLLRERLLDRLNNVAYQRLIHLRAPGGFGKTTLLTQWRKVLIEQGHKVGWINLDESDSEESQFLGYWVAALKQADCPVPQQLMDTYERGRPESLDNFLTVLVNVLAEFEHELYLILDDYHCIDNPRIHELLGRMVKYAPANFHLVITSRTELPACLEEPRQKSRGNELNVRSLRFSESETQAFLAERMAIPVSAESCRALFEATEGWIAGIQMLAMSNELKDPDLADWNKGLYPLAETILESTLSNLPRDTQDLLLRLSVLDRFNVELCEEVLGVRNAQHMLESLAADGLLLVPLDHDEQWYRFHALFSEHLRQRLAKRVVASLGDLHQRAQRWLDTESAQTRPSLSSFLRECKSELNAIDLPSFHYRASLWFERKGHLVEAVQHALASEGEERAYDLIDRCVMNVLATGDLNTILAWTDKVPAAELARRWHLRVARFWAMVLGGLHLQNARQELHELNQAVGIVGGISAFEYQVCLRTFDALSGDSLSTLELLNHWPPSGDIYHNGVACNALIYALATASRFDDVPNILVHHPEPPPSATRGFTYAYRQSIIGWVQFLKGNLAKASSSLSEALQRLDESFGRRSAPSCVVSGYLAESLYESNDLGALKALLSGRLEVMNERVFFESYIRSLLAGARLQHLQGNDDAAHELLERLRLFGQSTDLHRPVAAALAERIRLLLLAGDPQGARRLQTQLEQLAASYDAPLTPAAMGSTFDIPVLALLARARCALNEGDAPEALDQLDRLSGLTAELRLDYFIKVRLLRCLALYQLDDPDWPDALRQLLEVSARCQMIRSVCDEGLQSQQMLQAMAGKLSTPALEEHLANILGGFQQARQAQPSRQHTEYNLSGREQDILELLVQGMPNKRIAQALNISAETVKWYLKKLFAKLNVSDRVHAIDKARREKLVCDKGSG; from the coding sequence GTGTTGATCACCAAGCTCCTGCCCCCGCGTTACCACCAAGCCCCACTGCTGCGCGAGCGTCTGCTCGATCGTCTGAACAACGTGGCCTACCAACGCCTGATCCATCTTCGAGCACCCGGAGGCTTCGGCAAGACCACCCTGCTGACGCAATGGCGAAAGGTCCTGATCGAGCAGGGGCACAAGGTCGGCTGGATCAACCTGGACGAAAGCGACAGTGAAGAAAGCCAGTTCCTCGGCTATTGGGTCGCGGCCCTGAAGCAGGCCGACTGCCCGGTCCCGCAGCAACTGATGGACACCTATGAGCGCGGGCGTCCGGAGTCCCTGGACAACTTCCTGACCGTGCTGGTCAACGTGCTCGCGGAGTTCGAGCACGAGCTCTACCTGATCCTCGACGACTACCATTGCATAGACAATCCGCGCATTCATGAACTGCTTGGCCGCATGGTGAAATACGCGCCCGCCAACTTCCACCTGGTCATCACCTCCCGCACCGAACTGCCCGCGTGCCTGGAGGAGCCGCGCCAGAAGAGCCGTGGCAACGAGCTCAATGTCCGCAGCCTGCGTTTCTCCGAAAGCGAAACCCAGGCCTTCCTCGCCGAGCGCATGGCGATCCCGGTGAGCGCCGAATCCTGCCGGGCCCTGTTCGAGGCCACCGAAGGCTGGATCGCCGGTATCCAGATGTTGGCGATGTCCAACGAGCTGAAGGATCCGGACCTGGCGGACTGGAACAAAGGCCTCTATCCCCTGGCGGAAACCATCCTGGAGAGCACCCTGAGCAACCTGCCCCGGGACACCCAGGACCTGCTGCTGCGGCTTTCCGTGCTGGATCGGTTCAACGTGGAACTCTGCGAGGAGGTGCTGGGCGTCAGGAATGCCCAGCACATGCTCGAAAGCCTGGCTGCAGATGGCCTGTTGCTGGTGCCGCTGGACCACGACGAACAGTGGTATCGCTTCCACGCCCTGTTCAGCGAGCACCTCCGGCAACGTCTCGCCAAGCGCGTGGTGGCAAGCCTTGGCGACCTGCACCAGCGGGCGCAGCGTTGGCTGGACACGGAAAGCGCCCAGACCCGCCCCAGCCTTTCGTCCTTCCTGCGCGAGTGCAAGAGCGAGCTCAACGCCATCGACCTGCCTTCCTTCCACTACCGCGCCAGCCTGTGGTTCGAACGCAAAGGCCATCTCGTCGAGGCCGTACAACATGCCCTGGCCTCCGAGGGTGAAGAGCGTGCCTATGACCTAATCGACCGCTGCGTCATGAACGTGCTGGCAACCGGCGACCTCAACACCATCCTGGCCTGGACCGACAAAGTGCCTGCAGCAGAGCTCGCCCGCCGTTGGCATCTGCGCGTTGCGCGCTTCTGGGCCATGGTACTGGGCGGGCTCCACCTCCAGAATGCACGCCAGGAATTGCACGAGCTGAATCAGGCCGTTGGCATCGTGGGTGGTATCAGTGCCTTCGAGTACCAGGTCTGCCTGCGCACCTTCGACGCACTCAGCGGCGACAGCCTGTCCACCCTCGAACTACTCAACCACTGGCCGCCCAGTGGCGACATCTACCACAACGGCGTCGCCTGCAACGCGCTGATCTACGCCCTGGCCACCGCCTCGCGCTTCGACGACGTGCCCAACATCCTGGTCCACCACCCCGAACCACCGCCCAGCGCCACGCGCGGCTTCACCTACGCCTACCGGCAATCCATCATCGGCTGGGTCCAGTTCCTTAAGGGCAACCTCGCCAAGGCGAGCAGTAGCCTCAGCGAAGCACTGCAGCGGTTGGACGAGAGTTTTGGCAGGCGCTCCGCCCCCTCCTGCGTGGTGTCGGGTTACCTGGCCGAATCGCTTTACGAAAGCAACGACCTGGGCGCCCTGAAGGCCCTGCTCAGTGGCCGACTGGAGGTCATGAACGAACGGGTATTCTTCGAGAGCTATATCCGCTCCCTCCTGGCCGGGGCGCGCCTGCAACACCTGCAAGGCAACGACGATGCCGCCCACGAACTGCTGGAGCGCCTGCGCCTCTTTGGCCAGAGCACGGACCTGCACCGGCCTGTCGCCGCCGCCTTGGCCGAACGCATCCGCCTGCTGTTGCTGGCCGGCGATCCGCAGGGAGCGAGGCGATTGCAGACCCAGCTGGAGCAGTTGGCGGCCTCGTATGACGCACCGCTGACGCCGGCAGCGATGGGGAGCACCTTCGACATTCCCGTCCTCGCCCTCCTCGCGCGCGCCCGCTGTGCGCTGAACGAAGGGGATGCCCCGGAAGCCCTGGACCAGCTGGATCGACTCTCAGGCCTGACAGCGGAGCTGCGCCTGGACTACTTCATCAAGGTGCGCCTGCTGCGTTGCCTGGCGCTATACCAGTTGGACGATCCCGATTGGCCCGACGCGCTGAGGCAACTCCTGGAGGTCAGCGCGCGCTGCCAGATGATCCGCAGCGTCTGCGACGAGGGGTTGCAATCGCAGCAGATGCTGCAAGCGATGGCGGGCAAGCTGTCCACCCCAGCCCTGGAAGAGCATCTGGCCAACATCCTCGGGGGATTCCAGCAGGCTCGTCAGGCACAACCCTCCCGGCAGCACACCGAGTACAACCTCAGTGGCCGCGAACAGGACATCCTCGAGCTACTGGTGCAGGGCATGCCGAACAAGCGCATCGCCCAGGCCCTGAATATCTCGGCGGAAACCGTGAAGTGGTACCTCAAGAAGCTCTTCGCCAAGCTGAATGTGAGCGACCGGGTGCATGCCATTGACAAGGCCCGCCGCGAAAAGCTCGTCTGCGACAAGGGCTCGGGCTGA
- a CDS encoding TetR/AcrR family transcriptional regulator, with protein MSTAKCMEPTSTPTGSRFARNRPKALQLFAERGFAQVSLRELASHLELTAGSLYNHCSSKEELLLEFIEEHYMAMLSLFDRRYRRESPAATLQVVVQGLVSLHQSHPLHFQLATRETGCLKPNQRLAIDRLRQQLRQQLNSLLCAAGLAAPGQVDAPALELFEHLPLWLASYPLDERQRCAALMRHLTATQPTFETRR; from the coding sequence ATGAGCACAGCCAAGTGCATGGAACCCACCTCGACACCCACCGGCTCGCGCTTCGCACGCAACCGGCCAAAAGCCCTCCAGCTGTTCGCCGAACGCGGCTTCGCCCAGGTCAGCCTGCGCGAACTGGCCAGCCACCTCGAACTCACCGCCGGCTCGCTCTACAACCACTGTTCGAGCAAGGAAGAGCTGCTGCTGGAGTTCATCGAAGAGCATTACATGGCAATGCTGTCGTTGTTCGACCGCCGCTATCGCCGGGAATCCCCCGCTGCCACCCTGCAGGTGGTAGTCCAGGGGTTGGTCTCGCTTCACCAGTCGCATCCCCTGCACTTCCAATTGGCGACCCGCGAAACCGGATGCCTGAAACCAAACCAGCGACTCGCCATCGATCGACTCCGCCAGCAACTTCGGCAACAGCTCAATTCCCTGCTGTGCGCCGCGGGACTCGCAGCCCCCGGGCAAGTCGATGCTCCGGCGCTGGAGCTTTTCGAGCATCTGCCGCTCTGGTTGGCGAGTTATCCGCTGGATGAACGGCAACGCTGCGCGGCACTCATGCGCCATCTGACTGCCACCCAACCCACCTTTGAGACAAGGCGATGA
- a CDS encoding acyl-CoA dehydrogenase C-terminal domain-containing protein, which yields MNSYKAPLRDINFLLTDVFNAGALWASFPKLEGSLDEAIAGAVLEEAGKLAGEVLAPLNRSGDEEGAQWRDGVVTTPSGFREAFATYADGGWIGFTGNPAFGGLGMPKMLAVHVEEMLHGSNSSFALYSVLSSGASLAIDAHACEELKTKYLPNIYAGVWAASMCLTEPHAGTDLGLIRTRAESQADGSYRISGTKIFITGGEHDLTENIIHLVLAKLPDAPAGPKGISLFLVPKVMVAADGSLGERNALSCGSIEHKMGIKASATCVMNFDGATGWLVGEANKGLAAMFTMMNYERLTVGIQGVGCAHASYQTAVAYAKERLQSRSPSGAIAVDKVADPIIHHPDVRRMLLTMKALTEGGRALATYVGAQLDIAKHGVTREQRAEADTRVALLTPVTKAFLTDTGLESCVHGQQIFGGHGYIREWGQEQRVRDVRIAQIYEGTNGIQALDLLGRKVLGDGGKAVDGFLSEIRRHAAEPHVEHRDALLAAVNELEDVSRWIADRAAADPRQVGAASVEYLHLFGYVTYAYLWSKMASAAQANLAADPDFYSAKLATANFYFERLLPRIEGLSACLRGGAACLYELATEQF from the coding sequence ATGAACAGCTACAAAGCTCCTTTACGCGACATCAACTTCCTCCTCACCGATGTCTTCAACGCGGGCGCCCTCTGGGCAAGTTTCCCGAAACTGGAAGGTTCGCTGGACGAGGCCATCGCCGGCGCGGTGCTGGAAGAGGCCGGCAAGCTGGCCGGCGAAGTGCTCGCCCCTCTCAACCGCAGTGGTGACGAGGAAGGCGCGCAGTGGCGCGACGGCGTGGTGACAACCCCTTCCGGCTTTCGCGAGGCGTTCGCCACCTATGCCGACGGTGGCTGGATCGGTTTCACCGGTAATCCAGCCTTCGGCGGCCTGGGCATGCCCAAGATGCTCGCGGTGCATGTCGAGGAAATGCTCCATGGGTCCAACTCCAGCTTCGCCCTGTACTCGGTGCTGAGCAGTGGTGCCTCCCTGGCCATCGACGCCCATGCCTGTGAAGAACTGAAGACAAAGTACCTGCCGAACATCTATGCAGGCGTCTGGGCCGCCTCCATGTGCCTGACCGAACCCCACGCCGGCACAGACCTCGGCCTTATCCGCACCCGGGCCGAATCCCAGGCCGATGGCAGCTACAGGATAAGCGGCACCAAGATCTTCATCACCGGCGGTGAGCACGACCTGACCGAAAACATCATCCACCTGGTACTGGCCAAGCTGCCGGACGCTCCTGCGGGCCCGAAAGGCATCTCCCTGTTTCTGGTGCCCAAGGTGATGGTCGCGGCCGACGGCTCCCTGGGCGAGCGGAACGCCCTGTCCTGCGGTTCCATCGAGCACAAGATGGGCATCAAGGCCTCGGCCACCTGCGTGATGAACTTCGACGGTGCCACCGGCTGGCTGGTTGGCGAGGCGAACAAAGGCCTGGCGGCCATGTTCACCATGATGAACTACGAACGCCTGACCGTCGGTATCCAGGGAGTCGGCTGCGCCCATGCGTCCTATCAGACTGCCGTGGCCTATGCGAAGGAGCGCCTCCAGAGCCGCTCCCCCAGTGGCGCGATTGCCGTGGACAAAGTCGCCGACCCGATCATCCATCACCCCGATGTGCGCCGCATGCTGCTGACCATGAAAGCCCTGACTGAGGGCGGCCGGGCTCTGGCTACCTACGTTGGAGCCCAACTGGACATCGCCAAGCATGGCGTCACTAGAGAGCAGCGCGCAGAAGCAGACACCCGCGTGGCACTGCTCACACCAGTGACCAAGGCATTTCTTACCGACACCGGCCTGGAGAGCTGCGTGCATGGCCAACAAATATTCGGCGGCCACGGCTACATTCGCGAATGGGGCCAGGAGCAACGGGTGCGTGACGTGCGCATTGCGCAGATCTACGAAGGCACCAATGGCATCCAGGCCCTTGACCTCCTAGGCCGCAAGGTCCTCGGCGATGGTGGCAAGGCGGTGGATGGTTTCCTGAGCGAGATCCGCCGGCACGCAGCTGAGCCCCACGTGGAGCATCGCGATGCGCTGCTGGCGGCTGTAAATGAACTGGAGGATGTCAGCCGCTGGATAGCTGACCGGGCCGCGGCTGACCCGCGCCAGGTCGGCGCGGCGTCGGTGGAATACTTGCACCTGTTCGGTTACGTGACCTACGCCTACCTCTGGTCGAAGATGGCCAGCGCCGCCCAGGCCAATCTTGCCGCTGACCCTGACTTCTACTCGGCCAAGCTGGCCACCGCCAACTTCTACTTCGAGCGCCTGCTGCCGCGCATCGAAGGGCTGAGCGCCTGTCTGCGCGGTGGTGCGGCCTGCCTTTACGAACTCGCTACCGAACAGTTCTAG